Below is a window of Terriglobia bacterium DNA.
GCGCCGTCCGCCAATTCCGCGGTCTTCGGCAGGTTCTCCGGCAACTCCTGCGTGCCGGCGGGAATGTTCCACACCACCCAATGGGTAAAGGTGCCGCCGGGAGCGTCGGGATCGTCGAGGATCAAGGCAAACGACCTCGTGGCCGGCGGGGCGCCGCTCCAAGCCAGTTGCGGGGAGGTATTCTGGCCGTCGCATGTTTCCCGTTTTGGGAATTCGCCGCCAGGGGATATCAATTTACTGTTGACCTGCATGGCTCCCTCCGGAGGCGCAGCGTAATTTGTCGCGTCAGCACCGGCGGTGAAACGCGCGGAACCGCCGAAACCCCAGATTTGATGCGCGTCTTCCGCGGTTCGCATGTACACCGATGCGGTGAGCAAGGTCACAATCAGGAGCGACATTCGCCTCATACCCAGCCATTTCATCAGAAGCCGAACGGATTGCCAAGCGGCTGTGGAGCGTGCGCCGGAAAACGGCGGAAACCCTGTGTCCATGCGGGTTTCCGCAGGCGCGCACGAACGTCCGTTCGGAGCGCCGGACGGCCCCTCGAAGTTTTTCCTTGACCGGAAGGGTAAGATGGAATGTCACAGGGGGTTGTGTCGTGTTATCACCTTATGGACTCGATATCATAGAAAGCTGCTTCACCTGTAAAATGCGGGCCGACCGGATATTCTGCGATCTGCCCACCGCCGCCCTGCAATCATTCGAAGCCATTAAATACGCCAGTGCTTATCCCAAGGGCGCAGTCCTGTTTGTCGAAGGCCAGGCTCCCCGGGGAATCTTCGTTCTTTGCAAAGGCCGGGTGAAACTCTCCATCTGTTCCACCGACGGAAAAACGCTGATCCTGAAAATCGCCGAACCCGGCGAAGTGCTCGGGCTCAGCGCCACCGTTTCCGGCAAACCGTACGAACTCACGGCGGAGACGATCGATCCCTGCCAGGTGAACTTCGTCAAGCGCGAGGATTTTCTGCGCTTCCTGCGCGAGCACAGCGAAGCCTGCTTCCGCGTCGCCGAGCAATTGAGCGACAAGTACAACACCGCTTGCCACGAGATCCGCTCGCTGGGGCTTTCCCACTCGGCGGCGGAAAAGCTGGCCAAGCTGCTGCTGGAATGGAGCTCGCGAAACGGGGAAGCGAACAAGCAGGAGCCGCGCGTGAAGATGGCGCTCACGCACGAAGAGATCGCGCAGATGATCGGGACCTCGCGCGAGACGGTCACCCGTCTGTTCGCCGAATTGAAGAAGCGGCAGATCGTGCACGCCAAGGGCTCGACGTTGCTGATCCGCAACAAGGCGGCCTTGAAAGCCCTGGCCAGCGTCTAGGGACGTCGCCAGTCTTCGCCCGAACTCCGCCGCGCCATGACCGGATGCGGCGGAGGAAGCGTCCTTCTAGTTCCTGCCGAAATCCGCTCCGAGCGTTGCTTTTCAGGTTATGCATCACTATAAACGGTGATAGCAGTCACTGTTTTGGTTCCCCGCAGCAAGCATGATTCCAGTGTTATGGAAAGCGCCAAGAACCAGAGCTGCTTCACCTGCGAGCTGCGGCCGGACCGAGTTTTTTGCGACTTGCCGGCCGAAGCGCTACAGGCATTCGACTCCATTAAGACCACCACGAGGGTGCCGCGCGGAGCGATCTTGTTCGCCGAAGGCAAACAGCCGCGGGGAATCTATGTCTTGTGCGAAGGGCGCGCCAAGCTCTCGGTGTGTTCCGACGCTCGCAAGCGCCTGATGCTGCGCGTTGCCGGGCCGGGCGAGGTGCTGGGCCTGAGCGCCAGCATGGCGGGGCGACCCTACGAAGTGACCGTGGAAATGCTGGACGCTTCGCAGGTAGCCTTTGTCCGCCGCAAAGACCTTTTGCACTTCCTGCGCGAACACCGCGTGGCCTGCCTGCAGGTGGTTCACCTGCTCAGCCAGGACCTGCACCAGGCGTATGACCGGGTGCGGTCGATCGGACTGTCGCGCGCGCGCCGGCCCCACCTGGTGCACCCCGCCTCGCACGCCGCCGCGCACAGCAACTGACAGATCACCGAGGATCCTGCAGACGCCCGCTCCGGCGGGCGTTTTTGCTGGTGCGGGAAGGTCGCAAGGCGCCGTGAGTTACGGCACAGGGGCATGTCCGGCCGGAAGAATTGGATCACTCAGCTATGTGAGCGGCCTCACAGCCTCTCCGCTCACAGTTGTCCGATGCTGTCGCTGCAGGTCCGGGGTCCGATGCGGATCCGCCCCGGTGCTGCCTAGGAGCTAATTGCAATGGACGAATTCAAAAATCTTAAGCGGTTCGCGGTCTCTCTGGCCGCTGTGATGCTGGTCATGCTGGTAGTGACTGGCGTCAGCACCGCCGGCACGCAGCCCAAGGCGGCCCCCGCCCCGGCCGTCGGCGGCGACTACGTCGGTAGTGACATCTGTATCTCTTGCCATGATGATCAAAACCGTCGCATGAAGAACACGGTGATGGGCAAGGTTTTTGCCAAGCCCCACACAGCCGACGAAAAACTCGGATGCGAATCTTGCCACGGACCCGGCAGGGCTCACGTGGAAGCCGGCGGCGGCAAGGACACCATCCCTGTCCGTTATGGCAAAGACACCCGGAACTCAGTCGAAGAACAGAACCAGTCTTGTGTGCAGTGCCACAAGAGAGGTAACCGCATGTTCTGGGCCGGCAGCCCGCACGAATCGCGCGGTATGCGGTGCGTCGACTGCCACAACGTAAAGCAGCAGCTGAAGAGATCACTGGCCGGCGAGACATTCTTGACTGAACCGCTGAAGGACACCGGAGGTCTGGTCAAGCCCGAGACCGAGCTCTGCTTGCAGTGCCACCAGATGCGGCGCGCGCAACTGCAGCGCTCTTCGCACATGCCGTTCCGCGAAGGCAAAGTCACTTGCACCAGTTGCCACAACCCGCACGGCTCGCCCAATCCGGCACAACTGAAGCAGGCCACCGTGAACGAGAACTGCTATAGCTGCCATGCCGAGCGGCGCGGCCCCTTCCTCTGGGCGCATCCGCCAGTGACGGAAAACTGCGACACCTGTCACGAGGCGCATGGTTCCACCAACCCGCAGTTGCTGAAAACGCGCATTCCGCGGCTCTGCCAAGAGTGCCACAACGAATTCGCGCACGGGACGGGAACAATCGGCTACCCCTTGGGCAATGTCTCCAACGCTGGTAAGCCCATGGGCTACCCCAACAAGACCACGAACCGTGGCTGTGCGAACTGCCACTCCAAAATCCACGGGACCAACGCCCCGTCGGGTAAATTCTTTTTGCGCTAGGAGATAGGAGAGAGCAATGAAACTTTTCAAGCTGTTTGCGCTTTGTACACTGCTCGCGCTCCTGCTTGTTCCGGCTGCGGTTATGGCACAGGAACAGGCTCCCGAGCGCGGCGTCGTGGAGTTCGGCTTCCGCGGGGTCACGGGAACGGTTTACGGTCGCACCAATCCGGGTGACGTTCCGTTCAGCAACAATTTCCGTCCCGATCTGTTGAACTCCGGCCTCAACACTTATTACGATTATCGAAACGCCTTCTACATTCCTAAATTCAACTACCAAAGCGATACCTTTCTTGGCTCCACGAGCTATCTCAAAATTCAGTCGGCCAGCAACGGCCTCGCCTTTGAGGGAGGAACTCTGGGTCGAGATCAGACCGTCCTGGTTACACTCGGTCAATACGGCCACTACAAGGCCCAATTCCGCTTTGACGAGACGCCGCACATCTTCAGCGGTACCACGCGTACGCTGTTCAGTGGCGGCGGGGGCGCATGGAACGTGAATCCTGCGCTGCAGAGCACGCTGTTCGGCGCCCTCTGCGGCAGTGTTAGTGCGTCCCATGGATGTACGGTCACCCCCTCTGTCAGCGCCATTTCCAACGCGTTGAGCAGCGCGGCAGCCGGTGCCACATACTTTACGCAACAGGAGAGCCGGAAAGCGGGTACTGGTCTGTTCAGCTGGAACATCAACCCCGACCTGAACATCTCTGCCGTGTTCTCGCGGGAGCACCAGCTCGGCACCCGGCCCATCGGCTTCGTCATGGGCAACGGCTCGACTGGCTACGCCGCGGAAGCGCCGGAGTCGATCGACTACTACACCAACAATGCCAAAGTCACCGCCGAGTTTGGTCAGAAGCACTGGGACGCACTGTTTGGGTACCAGGGGTCGTTCTTTAAGAACGACACTCCCAACATGGTGGTGATGAACCCGTTTTCGAACACTTTCACCCAAGTTACTTCGACCATGAGCAGCACGGTGGGTCCGGCCACGGGGCGAATGGATCTGTACCCGGACAATAACTACCAGCAATTTGTGAGTCAGGGTGCAGCCGAGCTTGGCAAACACATCCACTTGATGGCTAACATCACTCCTGGGTGGATGTCCCAGACGGCCAGTTTCCAGCCTCTAACGACGAATACTTATCTCACCTCAACCCCACCGGCCGGTTATCCGAGCTTCCTGCCGACGCAGAATCTCAACGGCAAAGTGGGCACGCTGGCCATGAACTACACCGCCGTAGTCAAGGCCGCGAAGAACCTGGTATTCACAGCGAAATACCAACATTATGGCTACGACAACAACACTCCGGATTTGCTGGTTAGGCCCACGGTGGCCGACACCTCGTTCTTAATCAGCAGCTCCTTCCACGGTTCGACGGCAAACTGCTATGACCCGGTGGCGGGGCCCGGCAGCGTGAATGTTGTTAACGCTGCTTATACCTACTACTGTCCCGGCGAACAAAGCTCGTTCACCAGTAAGCTGTTGGATTTGGGCGGCACCTGGTTCTTCACCAAGAAGAACTCGGTGAAGTTCGGCTATCAGCGGGGGTGGATGGATCGCACGAACCGCGAAGTTGCCGAGACCATCGAGGGTTCGTTCTACGGAGCGCTGGACATGCACCTGCAGAAGCATCTGTTGCTGCGGGTTTCGGCGCGTCACCAGAACCGCTTGCCGCAAGGCGGCGCCGAGGCCTACGAGGCCGATCCCAGCAACCTGTATGCGCGCATGCCCGACCAATCCACGCGCGTTCGTAACCGTGGCGATGTGTCGCTGCAGTGGGATGCCACTCAGAAGCTGAGCCTCTCGGCCTTCTGGGGAACGCTGCAGGACAACTACAACCAGCGCAACTCGGTCAACAGTTTGGTGCCGCTCGGGGATGCCACCTATAGCCAGGTGATAGTGGCCGGCACGAAGCCGACACCGATCTATGGACCGTATTACGCCTATGGGTTGCTGAACAACATCGGGCGGAACTACGGCTTCGATGTCAACTACGCGCTGACGCCCAAGGTGGTCTTGTTCGCGGAGTACGGGCGTGAGAAGAACACCGGCGCCATACTCCAGGGGAGGGGACTCAACACCCCCGCAACCTGTACACCCACGGGCACCGGCTTCGTCTATCCCAGCTCGTGCGACCCGATCAACGACCTCCTGACCGCCAACAAGGATGTGGTTAACAGCTACTATGGTGGAGCGGATATCACTGTTTCCAAGAAGTTCGACCTCAGCCTGTATTACAGCCTGTCGCTGGCGCAGAGCTTCGTAAACAGCGATGGTGTGAACTGCCAGATCGGCAACGGCTGGACGACAGGGACGTCCTATTGCGACACGCATTTCACGAACTGGAGCCTGGACACGGCTGCCAATCCTGCCGTGAACTTCGGTTATCCGCAGAATGTCAACCGAGTTCACGAGGTTGGTGCCGTTGCCAGGTTCAAGTTGACGCAGAACCTGGTGCCGAAGTTCCAGTACATCTTCCGGCAGTTCGGCAACAGCGATTGGCAGACCGGTGTCATAAATCCCTATAGCTTCAACATTGCCAATGACCCGACCGCCGCGACGGCCCTGCAGAAGCAGCTGTTCCTGGGGGCGGATCAGCCGTCCTACAGGGCGCACATCTTCTCGGCTACACTGGAGTACCACTTCTAGTTCGTAGTTATGTACTTACCAACCCTGCGAGGGCGGCCCACCGGCCGCCCTCTTTTTTGCTCCGCATGCCCCGCTCTTCGGGCGATTCATCATGATGCGACAGGTTGCGGCGCGGGCCGCTTGCGCCGGTGATGCGGCTCACGCCCGCTAGTGATGACCACAGCGGGGGTGACTGGAGTCACCTTCAGACGTGAGGCGTCTCACAGCCGGTTGGTCGCCGATCTGAGAACGTAGAGTTGACCCCGCCTGCGTGACGTACGTCACCGGCGCTAGGGTCGGGGCCGACCACGGCACGTCGAGCAGGTACTGGATGACCGTATTGCGACACACCAAGACCCGGACGCAAATCCCGTTGGCGCTGCTGTTCACCGCGGCCCTGCTGTTCGCCGGCGGCGTCGCCCGGGCCGAGGACAACCCCAACGACACCTGCCTGGCCTGCCATGCCGACAAGTCGCTCACCACCAAGCGCGCCGGGCGCACGGTTTCGCTGTTCGTCGAGGCGAAGAAGTTTTCGTCGTCCATCCATGGATCGCTCGCCTGCACCAACTGCCACGCCGATCTCGAGGGCAAGGACCTGCCGCACGAAACGCCGCTGAAAAGAGTGGACTGCGGCGCCTGCCACGGCGAGGAGGCCAAGCAGCACGCCAAGTCGCTGCACGGCCGCGCCGTGGCGCGCGGTGACGCGCTGGCGCCGCGCTGTGTGAATTGCCACGGCAACCACGACATCCTTTCGGTCAAGGACCCGCGCTCGCCAGTGTCGCCGCTGCAGGTGCCGTTCACCTGCGGCAAGTGCCATCGCGAGGGCACGCCGGTGCAGACCCAGCGCAAGATCGAGCAGCACAACATCATTGAGAATTATGCGGAGAGCATGCATGGCGAGGCCCTGCTGAAGAAAGGCCTGGTGGTGGCGGCGAACTGCGCCTCCTGCCACACGGCGCATAACATCCTGCCGCACACCGATCCCAGCTCCTCGATCGCGCGGGCCAACATCGCCAAGACCTGCACCAAATGCCACGCGCGCATCGAGGACGTCCACCGCAAGACGATCAAGGGTGAACTTTGGGAGAAAGAGGCGCACGTGCTGCCGGCGTGCGTGGATTGCCACCAGCCGCACAAAGTGCGGAAGGTCTTCTACACCCAGGGCATGGCCGACGCCGACTGCATGCGCTGCCACGCCAACGAGAACCTCAAATCGCGCGATGGGCGGCCGTTGGCAGTACACGTTGCCGAGGTGGCGTCTTCGCGGCATGCCAAGGTGGCCTGCAGCCAGTGCCACTCGGAAGTGAACGCCTCGCGCGTGCGTCCGTGCGAGACCATCACCACGGCGGTGGACTGCTCCAAATGCCACGAGCAGATCGGGCAGGACTATCAGCGCAGCAAGCACGGTCAGCTCTTCGCCAAGAAGGACCCCAACGCGCCCGTCTGCAAGGAGTGTCACGGCACCCATCGCGTGCTCGGCAAGCACGATCCGGAATCGGTGACCTTCCCCACCAATATCCCCACGCTATGCGCGCGCTGCCACCGCGAAGGCAAAAAGGCTGCGATGCGCTATACCGGCGTGCAGCACGACATCATCCCGCACTACCAGGAGAGCATTCACGGCAAGGGCCTGCTGAAGAGCGGCCTGACGGTGACGGCGACCTGCACCAACTGCCACACCGCGCACCGCGAGTTGCCCAAGTCGGACCCGGATTCGTCGGTCAATCCGCAAAACCTTCCCGCCACCTGCGGCCAGTGTCACCACGGCATCCAGGAGCAGTTCATCAACAGCATTCACTCGCGGACCGTTTCCAGCACCAAGGAAGAGCTGCCGGTGTGCAACGATTGCCACACCGCGCACCAGATTCGGCGCGCCGACGAGGACGGCTTCAAGCTGGACATCATGGCCAAGTGCGGCCGCTGCCACGTCGAGATTGCCAAGACGTATTTCGACACGTATCACGGCAAAGTATCGCGGCTCGGCTATACGAAAACTGCCAAGTGCTACGACTGCCACGGCGCGCACGACATCCTGAAAGTCACCGATCCGCGGTCGCACCTCAGCCGCGCCAACGTCGTGCAGACCTGCCAGAAATGCCACGCCAGCGCGACGCGGCGCTTCGCCGGCTACCTGACGCACGCCACCCACCACGATCCCAAGAAGTACCCGTTCCTGTTCTGGACGTTCTGGGGCATGACCTCGCTGCTGCTGGGGACGTTCGTCGTCGGCGGCGTGCACACGTTGTTGTGGCTGCCGCGCGCCTTCCAGATGCGCCGCGAACTGCGCGCCGAGGAAGCCGCACGGAAAGCCGCCGAGCAAGAAACGGCGGAGGAGAAGCACGATGGCGACCGCTAAAGAGCAGATCGAAACCGTCGTTGCGGAACCCAAACCCGCGGCCCCGATCGCCGCCGCCGCGCGGGACGCCGCGGTGATCGCCAGCGACGAATGGGGCCCGGAAGCGCCGCCCGACCGCCGCGAATTCGTCCGCTTCACTCACCTGCACCGGGCGCTGCACGCCTGCATGATCGTCAGCTTCATCACCCTGGCGCTGACCGGGTTGTCGCTGAAATTTTCCTACACCGGCTGGGCGCGGTTTATGTCGCGCATGCTGGGCGGATTTCAGACCGCCGGCTTCATTCACCGCACCGCCGCGGTGATCATGTTCGCCGCCTTCATCACTCACATCGTCGATCTGTTCAAACTGAAGAAGCGCGAGTACGGATCGTGGAAGGCGCTGATCCTGGGCCCGAACTCCATGCTGCCCATGAAGCAGGACCTGCTGGAGTTCATCGCCACCATGAAGTGGTTCGTGGGGCAGGGCGAGCGGCCGCAGTACGGGCGCTGGACGTACTGGGAAAAATTCGATTACTTCGCCGTCTTCTGGGGCGTGTTCATCATCGGCTCCACCGGCTTGACGCTGTGGTTTCCGGTGTTCTTCACGCGGGTGATTCCCGGGTCGTTCATCAATGTCGCCACCATCATTCACAGCGACGAGGCGCTGCTCGCCACCGGGTTCATCTTCACCGTCCATTTCTTCAACACCCACCTGCGGCCGGAAAAATTTCCCATGGACACCACCGTGTTCACCGGGCACATGCCGCTGGCGGAATTGAAGCGGGACAAGCCGCGCGAGTACCAGGCGTTGCTCGCCAGCGGCCGCCTGGAGCAGCATTTGGCGGATCCGCAGCCCGCCATCGTGGTGAAGACCATTCGCGTGTTCGCCTGGGTGGCGTTGTCCATCGGCTTCAGCATCGTGGTGTGGATCATCTACGCGATGCTGTTCGCGTACCGCTAGCCCGGTGCGCAGAGAGAAGGGTCCTGGCATGTTGAAACCGAGCCGTGCACGGATGGCGATCGCGCTGGCATTCATACTCCTCTTATTCAGCGCGATTTCGTGGGCCGCGAAGCCGCCGAAACAGCCGAAAATCACCGACGCCGAATGTCTCGCTTGCCACGCCGACGCGAGCCTGACCAAGGAAGTGGGCGGCAAGCAGGTCTCGCTGGCGGTGGAGGAGGCGAAGTTCAAGGGCTCGGTGCACGGCATGTTCGCCTGCACCGACTGCCACACCGACATCAAGTCGGCGCCGCACGACACGCCGCCCGCCAAGCCCAAGTGCGCCACCTGTCACGCCGATGAGGACGCCGCCTATAATCGCGGCTTCCACGCGCAGGCGGTGAAGAGCGGCGACAAACTCGCCGCCTCCTGCCAGGATTGCCACGGCAACGTGCACCAGATCCTGCCCGCCACCGATCCCAAGGCGAAGGTGCATCGCTCCAACATTCCGGCCACCTGCGGCGTCTGCCACGGCCAGAAGTTCGTGATGGAGGCAAGCGGCCACAGCGCGCAGCCGTTCATCAACTACGAGGAGAGCGTGCACGGAAAATCGGTCGCCAAAGAAGGCGACAAAAGCAAGGCCGCGGTCTGCACCGATTGCCACGGCGCGCACGAGATCCTGAACGGCGGCAATCCGAAGTCCTCGATTGCCAAGGCCAACGTTCCCTTTACCTGCGCCAAGTGCCATGAAAAGGTCGAGCAGGAGTTCATGAGCAGCATTCATGGACAGGCGGTGACGCGCGGAAACTGGCAGGCCCCGGTGTGCACCGATTGTCACGGCATTCACACCATCAAGGCGCCGAGCGATCCCGCATCTTCGGTGAGCGCCTACAACCTGGCGCGCAGCACCTGCGCGCGCTGCCACGAGAGCGTGCGCCTGGCGGGCGAGTTCGGTGTCGAGGGCCGTCGCGGCAGCACCTACCTGGCGAGTTATCACGGGCTGGCGTCGAAGGCGGGATCCAACGTGGTCGCCAATTGCGCCAGCTGCCACGGCGCGCACAACATCTTGCCGTCCTCCGACCCGAAATCCACCATCAACCACGCCAACCTGATCAAGACCTGCGGCCAGTGCCACCCGGGCGTCACCGAAAAATTCATCCAGGGCAAAGTGCACGTGGACGCGCCGCTGTCCGCCGATATCGGCAGCGTCGCGGTGCGCTGGATCCGCCGCATGTACCTGACGCTGATTCTCTTCACCATCGGCGGCATGCTGCTGCACAACCTGATTATCTGGCGGCGCAAGTCTCTGCTCCGCCGCGACGCCCACCGCCGCATCGTGCGCCGCATGGACGCGAATCAGCGGGTGCAGCACCTGACGCTGCTGATCAGCTTCTTCGTCCTGGTGCTGACCGGCTTCGCGCTGAAGTATCCGGACTCCTGGTTTGCCGAGTTGCTGAGCTTGAATGAGACCGTGCGCGGAATCCTGCACCGCACCGCCGGCGGTGTGCTGATGGCCGTGGGCTTGTACCACGTCGCGTACCTGATCCTCAGCGCCGCGGGCCGGCAGCTCATGTTTAGCATGCTCCCCGAGCCCAAGGACGCGCTCGACGCGCGCGACACCATGCTCCACTACCTCGGCTTCAACGTTTCCAGACCGCAGTTTAAGCGCTTCAACTATGCCGAGAAGGCCGAGTACTGGGCCCTGGTCTGGGGCACGATGGTAATGGCCAGCACCGGCCTGGCGCTGTGGTTCAAGGTGCAGGTCGGACACTTGTTTCCCCGGTGGTGGCTGGATGTCGCCACCGCCATCCATTTCTACGAGGCTGTCCTGGCCACGTTGGCCATCCTGGTCTGGCACTTCTACCAGGTGTTCTTCGACCCCGACATCTACCCGATGAATTGGGCGTGGTACGACGGCCGTATGTCGGTGGAGCACTACCAGGACGAGCACGGCCTCGACAGCGAGACTGTCCGCCGCGCCGTGGATGCCGCGGCGGCGGAGAGCGGCGCGCCCGAGCCGGTGCCGGCGCCGGAACCGTCCGAGGACAAGCAGCCGGTCGGCCCGCGCCCTTGAAGAGCCGGAATGCAATCCGGCGGGCAGGGATGGCCTGTGGCACAGGTCACACGCGATTGTGACTTGCACCACAGGCCATCGTTTGTCAGCGGTTTACATTTGACGTAAGCTGCGCGGTTGCTTTTTTTGCCGGCGCAGCCCTGCCGGTGCAGTACTGCTACAGGAAATCCAGGAGGATTTTGGATGGCCGACCAGCCCCCCGATGCCGTAGCCTCGCCCGCTTCCCCGCAAAACCCGCCGCCGGGCCTGTTCCGAAACCCGATCAGTCTGATCGGCGTGGCACTGGCGCTCATCAGCGCGGCCAATATCGCATTCCTCATTTTTATTGATTACATCTCCGCCCGGCCTAGTCCTTACATCGGCATTTTCGCCTACATGATCCTGCCCGCGTTCATGGTGCTGGGACTGCTGCTGATCCCGGTGGGCATGTGGGCAGAGCGCTCGCGCCGCCGTACGCAGGCGCCGTCCATGGCGCGCTACCCGCGCATCGATCTCAATGATCCGCAGCAGCGCGGCGCCTTCGCGTTTTTCGTCACCTTCGCCATTGTGTTCGTCGCGCTGAGCGCGGCCGGCAGCTACCGCGCCTACGAGTTCACCGACTCGGTCCAGTTCTGCGGCCAGCTTTGCCACTCGGTCATGAACCCCGAGTTCGTCGCCTACAGCCAGTCGCCGCACGCGCGCGTGCGCTGCGTGGATTGCCACGTCGGCCCCGGCGCCGGATGGTACGTGCGCTCCAAGCTCTCCGGCGCCTACCAGGTGTATTCCGTCACCTTCCACAAGTATCCCAAGCCGATCCCGACGCCGGTGCAAAGCCTGCGCCCGGCGCAGGAAACCTGCGAGCAGTGCCACTGGCCGCGCAAGTTCTACGGCGCGCAGTTGAAGGTGTTCTATCACTACGGCAGCGACGAGAAGAACACGCCGCGGCAGATCCGCATGCTGATCAACACCGGCGGCGGCGATCCCACCACCGGTGCGCCTTCCGGCATTCACTGGCACATGAACATTGCCAACGAGATTACCTACCTTGCCAGCGACAAGCAGCGACAGGTGATTCCGTGGGTGCAGGTGAAGGACCAGAGCGGGCGCGTCACCATCTACCAGTCGAAGGACAACCCGCTCAAGCCGGAACAGATTGCCGGCATGCCCAAGCGGCGCATGGACTGCGTGGACTGCCACAACCGTCCGACGCATATCTATCCCTCGCCGGACCGCTCCGTGGACGAGGCCCTGCTGGCGAAACGCATTGATCCGGCGCTGCCGTTCATCAAGCAGCAGGCGGTGGAGGTGCTCAGCGCCAAATACAACACTACGCCGGAGGCGATGCAGGCGATCGCTACCAGCCTGGAAAAGTTCTATAACGAAAAATATCCGGCGCTGACCAAGAGCAGGGAACTGGAGATCCGCAATGCCATTGCGGAGGTGCAGCGGATTTTCAAATCCACCATCTTCCCCGAGATGAAGGTGGACTGGCGCGTGCACCCCAACAATATTGGGCACTTCCTTTCCCCCGGATGCTTCCGCTGCCACGATGGCGACCACGTCAGCGCGGGCGGCGGCAAGGCGCTCACGAAAAATTGCGACACTTGTCATACCGTGATCGCGGAAGTGGAGAGCGGACAGCCCGTCTACGGCAGCACGCAGGGCATGGCGTTCAAGCACCCGGTTGACCTGGGCGACATGACCGCCGTCAATTGCTCCGACTGCCATACCGGCGGCGTCGGACCGTAAGGCAAGTTTCTAGTTGCTGGTTTCTAGTTGCCAGATCGCGAGGGCAGCGGATTTATCGCTGCCCTTTGTTTTGTCTGTCTAGTACTGGTTTCAAGAGTCGGTTTTTCGGAAGGGCACGGCTTTAGCCGTGCTGCTGAGGCCGCGAAAATAGTGGGCTTTAGCCCCTGAGGGACATTTTTCCTGAGGACTGTGGCCCACATCTGCCTCGGCCAATGTGGGTCTTTTTCTGTCGTGGTGTTCAGCGCGCGAGTCGCAGCGGCGGATGAGAATAGCCCGGCGCTGAAGCAGGTAGGAGCGGACGCGATTGCAGTTGGGCGGCTCCGTAACTTGTGCTAAGCCGATTTATCGCTAGTTACGGAAGTCGGTCAAAAACAATCCTGTGAAGAATGGCAAAACCTACTGTCCAGCCAACAGCTTCGAGAGCCGAGATTCCTACGTTCGTCCAAAATGGTGTTGTGCGCCAACTCCAC
It encodes the following:
- a CDS encoding YbhB/YbcL family Raf kinase inhibitor-like protein; translated protein: MQVNSKLISPGGEFPKRETCDGQNTSPQLAWSGAPPATRSFALILDDPDAPGGTFTHWVVWNIPAGTQELPENLPKTAELADGARQGRNDFGKVGYGGPCPPPGKPHRYFFRLFALDNAPAVKAGAGRGELERALQGHILARGELMGHYAR
- a CDS encoding Crp/Fnr family transcriptional regulator, which encodes MLSPYGLDIIESCFTCKMRADRIFCDLPTAALQSFEAIKYASAYPKGAVLFVEGQAPRGIFVLCKGRVKLSICSTDGKTLILKIAEPGEVLGLSATVSGKPYELTAETIDPCQVNFVKREDFLRFLREHSEACFRVAEQLSDKYNTACHEIRSLGLSHSAAEKLAKLLLEWSSRNGEANKQEPRVKMALTHEEIAQMIGTSRETVTRLFAELKKRQIVHAKGSTLLIRNKAALKALASV
- a CDS encoding cyclic nucleotide-binding domain-containing protein; the encoded protein is MESAKNQSCFTCELRPDRVFCDLPAEALQAFDSIKTTTRVPRGAILFAEGKQPRGIYVLCEGRAKLSVCSDARKRLMLRVAGPGEVLGLSASMAGRPYEVTVEMLDASQVAFVRRKDLLHFLREHRVACLQVVHLLSQDLHQAYDRVRSIGLSRARRPHLVHPASHAAAHSN
- a CDS encoding DmsE family decaheme c-type cytochrome — translated: MLVVTGVSTAGTQPKAAPAPAVGGDYVGSDICISCHDDQNRRMKNTVMGKVFAKPHTADEKLGCESCHGPGRAHVEAGGGKDTIPVRYGKDTRNSVEEQNQSCVQCHKRGNRMFWAGSPHESRGMRCVDCHNVKQQLKRSLAGETFLTEPLKDTGGLVKPETELCLQCHQMRRAQLQRSSHMPFREGKVTCTSCHNPHGSPNPAQLKQATVNENCYSCHAERRGPFLWAHPPVTENCDTCHEAHGSTNPQLLKTRIPRLCQECHNEFAHGTGTIGYPLGNVSNAGKPMGYPNKTTNRGCANCHSKIHGTNAPSGKFFLR
- a CDS encoding MtrB/PioB family outer membrane beta-barrel protein → MKLFKLFALCTLLALLLVPAAVMAQEQAPERGVVEFGFRGVTGTVYGRTNPGDVPFSNNFRPDLLNSGLNTYYDYRNAFYIPKFNYQSDTFLGSTSYLKIQSASNGLAFEGGTLGRDQTVLVTLGQYGHYKAQFRFDETPHIFSGTTRTLFSGGGGAWNVNPALQSTLFGALCGSVSASHGCTVTPSVSAISNALSSAAAGATYFTQQESRKAGTGLFSWNINPDLNISAVFSREHQLGTRPIGFVMGNGSTGYAAEAPESIDYYTNNAKVTAEFGQKHWDALFGYQGSFFKNDTPNMVVMNPFSNTFTQVTSTMSSTVGPATGRMDLYPDNNYQQFVSQGAAELGKHIHLMANITPGWMSQTASFQPLTTNTYLTSTPPAGYPSFLPTQNLNGKVGTLAMNYTAVVKAAKNLVFTAKYQHYGYDNNTPDLLVRPTVADTSFLISSSFHGSTANCYDPVAGPGSVNVVNAAYTYYCPGEQSSFTSKLLDLGGTWFFTKKNSVKFGYQRGWMDRTNREVAETIEGSFYGALDMHLQKHLLLRVSARHQNRLPQGGAEAYEADPSNLYARMPDQSTRVRNRGDVSLQWDATQKLSLSAFWGTLQDNYNQRNSVNSLVPLGDATYSQVIVAGTKPTPIYGPYYAYGLLNNIGRNYGFDVNYALTPKVVLFAEYGREKNTGAILQGRGLNTPATCTPTGTGFVYPSSCDPINDLLTANKDVVNSYYGGADITVSKKFDLSLYYSLSLAQSFVNSDGVNCQIGNGWTTGTSYCDTHFTNWSLDTAANPAVNFGYPQNVNRVHEVGAVARFKLTQNLVPKFQYIFRQFGNSDWQTGVINPYSFNIANDPTAATALQKQLFLGADQPSYRAHIFSATLEYHF
- a CDS encoding cytochrome b/b6 domain-containing protein codes for the protein MATAKEQIETVVAEPKPAAPIAAAARDAAVIASDEWGPEAPPDRREFVRFTHLHRALHACMIVSFITLALTGLSLKFSYTGWARFMSRMLGGFQTAGFIHRTAAVIMFAAFITHIVDLFKLKKREYGSWKALILGPNSMLPMKQDLLEFIATMKWFVGQGERPQYGRWTYWEKFDYFAVFWGVFIIGSTGLTLWFPVFFTRVIPGSFINVATIIHSDEALLATGFIFTVHFFNTHLRPEKFPMDTTVFTGHMPLAELKRDKPREYQALLASGRLEQHLADPQPAIVVKTIRVFAWVALSIGFSIVVWIIYAMLFAYR